From Streptomyces sp. NBC_01460, a single genomic window includes:
- a CDS encoding 2'-5' RNA ligase family protein, with translation MGTVTLGVSIAVPEPYGSLLQERRASFGDPAAYGIPTHVTLLPPTEAEAADLPAIETHLSQIATAGRAFPMRLSGTGTFRPLSPVVYVQVVEGASACSWLQKRIREASGPLVRELQFPYHPHVTVAHGIAEEAMDRAYEELSSYEAAWACGSFALYEQGTDGVWRKINEFPFGAGGGAPAVPAQGGSSTDQPSLRP, from the coding sequence GTGGGGACCGTAACGCTCGGCGTTTCGATCGCGGTCCCGGAGCCGTACGGCAGCCTGCTCCAGGAGCGGCGCGCGAGCTTCGGGGACCCTGCCGCGTACGGCATCCCCACCCACGTCACCCTTCTCCCGCCGACCGAGGCCGAGGCGGCCGACCTGCCGGCGATCGAGACCCACCTCTCCCAGATCGCCACGGCCGGACGCGCCTTCCCGATGAGGCTGTCGGGCACGGGCACCTTCCGGCCGCTCTCGCCGGTCGTCTATGTCCAGGTGGTCGAGGGCGCCTCGGCCTGCTCCTGGCTCCAGAAGCGGATCAGGGAGGCCTCCGGGCCTCTCGTGCGCGAGCTCCAGTTCCCGTACCACCCGCACGTGACCGTGGCGCACGGCATCGCTGAGGAGGCGATGGACCGCGCGTACGAGGAGCTCTCGTCGTACGAGGCGGCCTGGGCCTGCGGTTCCTTCGCGCTGTACGAGCAGGGCACGGACGGCGTCTGGCGCAAGATCAACGAGTTCCCGTTCGGCGCCGGCGGCGGTGCGCCGGCCGTGCCGGCCCAGGGCGGCAGCTCCACGGACCAGCCGTCCCTGCGCCCCTGA
- a CDS encoding decaprenylphospho-beta-D-erythro-pentofuranosid-2-ulose 2-reductase, giving the protein MKDAFGAPQSLLVLGGTSEIGLATARRLIARRTRTVRLAGRPSPALERAASELRELGADVRTVAFDALDSASHEEVLGKLFTDGDIDMVLLAFGVLGDQARDEEEPLSAVRVAQTNYTGAVSAGLVCAGALQAQGHGSLVVLSSVAGERARRADFIYGSSKAGLDAFAQGLGDALHGTGVHVMVVRPGFVRSRMTAGREEAPLATTPGAVADAIVTGLRRRSETVWVPGALRVVMSALRHVPRPLFRRLPVR; this is encoded by the coding sequence GTGAAGGACGCCTTCGGTGCCCCGCAGTCCCTGCTCGTTCTCGGCGGCACCTCGGAGATCGGCCTGGCCACCGCGCGGCGGCTGATCGCCCGCCGCACCCGGACCGTCCGGCTCGCCGGGCGGCCCTCCCCCGCCCTGGAGCGGGCCGCGTCCGAGCTCCGCGAGCTGGGCGCCGACGTCCGCACCGTCGCCTTCGACGCGCTCGATTCCGCGTCCCACGAGGAGGTGCTCGGGAAGCTCTTCACCGACGGCGACATCGACATGGTGCTGCTGGCCTTCGGCGTCCTGGGGGACCAGGCCCGCGACGAGGAGGAGCCCCTCTCCGCGGTGCGCGTCGCGCAGACCAACTACACGGGGGCGGTCTCCGCCGGGCTGGTGTGCGCCGGCGCACTGCAGGCGCAGGGACACGGGTCGCTGGTGGTGCTCTCGTCCGTGGCCGGTGAACGTGCCCGGCGCGCGGACTTCATCTACGGCTCCAGCAAGGCGGGCCTGGACGCCTTCGCGCAGGGGCTGGGCGACGCGCTGCACGGGACGGGGGTGCACGTGATGGTGGTGCGTCCCGGCTTCGTGCGGTCGCGCATGACGGCGGGACGTGAGGAGGCACCGCTCGCCACGACACCGGGCGCGGTCGCGGACGCCATCGTGACGGGTCTGAGGAGGCGCTCGGAGACGGTCTGGGTCCCCGGGGCGCTGCGGGTGGTGATGTCGGCTCTGCGGCACGTGCCGCGTCCGCTGTTCCGGCGCCTGCCGGTGCGGTAG
- a CDS encoding FAD-binding oxidoreductase: MSVDTVSLTGWGRTAPTTALRFRPRTYEDAAVAVRGRGPRGVVARGLGRAHGDAAQNAGGSVVDMTALDRIRAVDAVAGTVVCDAGVSLHRLMATLLPLGWFLPVTPATRQVTVGGAIGSDVHGRNHRTAGSFARHVRSLELLTADGEVRTVLPGTDLFAATTGGLGLTGVILSATLGLRPVATSLMSVDTARAADLDGALARLSACGDHTPYAAAWIDLLARGRSTGRAIVTRGEHAPLDALPARARRTALAFRPGKLPPAAVLIPEGLLGRTPAALLNELRHRGSPASRTGELQKISTFFHPMDAAPDWARVPGRSGSVQYQFTLGHGHEETLHRIVRQITLRRTPAFHAVLKRFGEGGPGWLSFPAPGWTLSFGLPAGLPGLARLLDGLDAEVAAAGGRVCLAKDARMRPGLLPAMYPRLPEFRALREELDPTGAFRSDLSRRLAL, from the coding sequence ATGTCCGTCGACACGGTGTCCTTGACCGGCTGGGGCCGCACCGCCCCGACGACCGCGCTGCGGTTCCGCCCCCGTACGTACGAAGACGCCGCGGTCGCCGTGCGGGGCCGCGGGCCCCGCGGGGTCGTCGCCCGGGGCCTGGGCCGCGCGCACGGCGACGCCGCGCAGAACGCGGGCGGCTCCGTGGTCGACATGACGGCGCTGGACAGGATCAGGGCGGTCGACGCCGTCGCGGGGACCGTGGTCTGCGATGCCGGGGTGAGCCTGCACCGCCTGATGGCGACGCTGCTCCCTCTCGGCTGGTTCCTCCCGGTCACCCCGGCGACCCGGCAGGTCACCGTCGGTGGAGCGATCGGTTCCGATGTGCACGGCAGGAACCACCGGACCGCGGGCTCCTTCGCCCGGCACGTGCGCTCCCTGGAACTGCTGACCGCGGACGGCGAGGTCCGTACGGTGCTGCCGGGCACCGATCTGTTCGCCGCGACCACGGGTGGCCTGGGGCTGACCGGCGTGATCCTCTCAGCCACCCTCGGCCTGCGCCCCGTCGCCACCTCCCTGATGTCGGTCGACACCGCGCGGGCGGCCGATCTGGACGGGGCGCTGGCCCGGCTGAGCGCCTGCGGCGACCACACCCCGTACGCCGCGGCCTGGATCGACCTCCTGGCGCGCGGAAGGTCGACAGGGCGCGCGATCGTGACCCGTGGGGAGCACGCGCCCCTCGACGCGCTTCCGGCGCGCGCTCGGCGCACGGCGCTCGCCTTCCGCCCGGGGAAGCTCCCTCCCGCAGCGGTCCTCATCCCTGAAGGGCTGCTCGGCCGCACCCCGGCGGCACTCCTGAACGAGCTCCGTCACCGCGGCTCCCCCGCTTCGCGGACCGGGGAGCTGCAGAAGATCTCCACCTTCTTCCACCCCATGGACGCCGCCCCCGACTGGGCCCGTGTCCCCGGCAGGTCCGGCTCCGTGCAGTACCAGTTCACCCTCGGGCACGGCCACGAGGAGACCCTGCACCGCATCGTCCGGCAGATCACCCTGCGCCGGACCCCCGCCTTCCACGCCGTGCTCAAGCGCTTCGGCGAAGGCGGTCCGGGCTGGCTCTCGTTCCCGGCGCCCGGCTGGACCCTCTCCTTCGGGCTGCCCGCCGGTCTGCCCGGTCTGGCGCGCCTCCTGGACGGCCTCGACGCGGAGGTGGCGGCGGCCGGCGGCCGGGTGTGCCTGGCGAAGGACGCGCGGATGCGGCCCGGGCTGCTGCCCGCGATGTACCCGCGGCTCCCGGAGTTCCGGGCCCTGCGCGAGGAGCTGGACCCGACGGGGGCCTTCCGCTCCGACCTCTCCCGCCGCCTCGCGCTCTGA
- a CDS encoding YihY/virulence factor BrkB family protein — translation MDWLKKLPVIGPLVARLMMTHAWRSYETLERVHWARLAAAITFLSFLALFPLIAVGAAIGAALLSPQQLDKIEDKLADQVPGISDQLGIDNLVAHAGTVGVVAGVLLLFTGIGWVGSMRDCLRAVWEKDDVDEGNPVVRKLKDAGLLLGLGGAALVTLAVSTVASTAIGWTVDRLGIPENGVGGVLLQVAAVAVAVFADFLILLYLLTLLPGVEPPRRRLIVAGLVGAVGFELLKLLLGSYMRDVAGKSMYGAFGVPIALLLWINFSAKLLLVCAAWTATPSKDEEPADEEDAAVSDGGDGAPGPAAASAG, via the coding sequence ATGGACTGGCTGAAAAAACTTCCCGTCATCGGGCCGCTCGTCGCACGGCTGATGATGACGCACGCCTGGCGCTCCTACGAGACGCTGGAACGGGTCCACTGGGCGAGGCTCGCCGCGGCGATCACCTTCCTCAGCTTCCTCGCGCTCTTCCCGCTGATCGCGGTCGGCGCGGCGATCGGCGCCGCGCTGCTCTCGCCCCAGCAGCTCGACAAGATCGAGGACAAGCTCGCCGACCAGGTGCCGGGCATCTCGGACCAGCTCGGCATCGACAACCTCGTGGCCCACGCGGGCACGGTGGGGGTCGTCGCCGGTGTGCTGCTGCTCTTCACCGGCATCGGATGGGTCGGCTCGATGCGGGACTGCCTGCGCGCCGTGTGGGAGAAGGACGACGTGGACGAGGGGAACCCCGTCGTCCGCAAGCTGAAGGACGCGGGCCTGCTCCTCGGCCTCGGCGGCGCGGCGCTCGTCACGCTCGCCGTGTCCACCGTCGCCTCGACGGCCATCGGCTGGACGGTCGACCGCCTGGGCATCCCCGAGAACGGCGTGGGCGGGGTGCTGCTCCAGGTGGCCGCCGTGGCCGTGGCGGTCTTCGCCGACTTCCTGATCCTGCTCTACCTGCTGACCCTGCTGCCCGGGGTGGAGCCGCCGCGCCGCCGGCTGATCGTGGCCGGGCTGGTGGGCGCGGTCGGCTTCGAACTGCTGAAGCTGCTGCTCGGCAGCTACATGCGGGACGTCGCGGGGAAGAGCATGTACGGCGCCTTCGGTGTGCCGATCGCCCTCCTCCTGTGGATCAACTTCAGCGCGAAGCTGCTGCTGGTCTGTGCCGCCTGGACGGCGACACCCAGCAAGGACGAGGAACCGGCGGACGAGGAGGACGCGGCCGTCAGTGACGGGGGAGACGGCGCACCAGGTCCGGCAGCGGCCAGCGCCGGTTGA
- a CDS encoding D-alanyl-D-alanine carboxypeptidase family protein has translation MPALKKTVMTVLSAALLSVCVVSPAGAADKDKTDDKQPKPTGQMSTVGGKRLGEVGTQVDLGPGAPVLPKELTARSWIVADAEDGKVLASHNAHWRLPPASTLKMLFADTVLPALQPKTMTHLVTEDELAGIGEGSSLVGVKEDQSYTVHDLWLGVFLQSGNDAVHVLSEMYGGVPATVAAMQRHAEELQALDTTVVSPDGYDAPKQVSSAYDLTLFARSGMQKADFREYAATATATFPGEQKKGKKRETFEIRNTNRLITGDIGVDPYQGIAGVKNGYTTHAGNTFTGIAERDGKVLLVTVMNPSSEESHAVYKEAAHLLDWGFASEGKVTPVGELVPPRSAVPAKDSTPAAGADKAEKKHPAAAAATGPAGTNGVWTALAIAGGALVVLAGAVFLVNRRWPLPDLVRRLPRH, from the coding sequence GTGCCTGCTCTGAAAAAGACCGTGATGACGGTCCTCTCTGCCGCGTTGCTGTCCGTATGTGTCGTCAGCCCCGCGGGGGCGGCCGACAAGGACAAGACCGACGACAAACAGCCGAAGCCGACCGGTCAGATGTCGACCGTGGGCGGCAAGCGGCTCGGCGAGGTGGGGACCCAGGTCGACCTGGGTCCGGGCGCCCCGGTCCTGCCCAAGGAGCTCACCGCGCGGTCGTGGATCGTCGCCGACGCGGAGGACGGCAAGGTGCTCGCGTCGCACAACGCGCACTGGCGGCTCCCGCCCGCCTCCACCCTGAAGATGCTCTTCGCCGACACGGTCCTGCCCGCCCTGCAGCCGAAGACGATGACCCACCTGGTGACCGAGGACGAGCTCGCCGGCATCGGCGAGGGAAGCAGCCTGGTGGGCGTCAAGGAGGACCAGTCCTACACGGTGCACGACCTGTGGCTCGGCGTGTTCCTCCAGTCCGGCAACGACGCGGTGCATGTGCTGTCCGAGATGTACGGCGGCGTGCCCGCGACGGTCGCCGCGATGCAGCGGCACGCGGAGGAACTGCAGGCGCTGGACACGACGGTCGTCTCACCCGACGGCTACGACGCGCCGAAGCAGGTCTCCAGCGCGTACGACCTGACCCTGTTCGCCCGCAGCGGGATGCAGAAGGCCGACTTCCGCGAGTACGCCGCGACGGCGACGGCGACGTTCCCCGGCGAGCAGAAGAAGGGCAAGAAGCGGGAGACCTTCGAGATCAGGAACACCAACCGGCTGATCACCGGTGACATCGGAGTGGATCCGTACCAGGGCATCGCGGGCGTCAAGAACGGCTACACCACACACGCGGGCAACACCTTCACCGGCATCGCCGAACGCGACGGCAAGGTCCTCCTGGTGACGGTCATGAACCCCTCGTCCGAGGAGAGCCACGCCGTCTACAAGGAGGCCGCCCACCTGCTCGACTGGGGCTTCGCCAGCGAGGGCAAGGTGACCCCGGTGGGCGAGCTGGTGCCGCCGAGGTCCGCCGTGCCCGCGAAGGACTCGACACCCGCGGCGGGTGCGGACAAGGCCGAGAAGAAGCACCCGGCCGCAGCGGCCGCCACCGGACCGGCCGGTACCAACGGGGTCTGGACGGCGCTCGCCATCGCCGGCGGAGCGCTCGTGGTCCTGGCGGGTGCGGTGTTCCTGGTCAACCGGCGCTGGCCGCTGCCGGACCTGGTGCGCCGTCTCCCCCGTCACTGA
- a CDS encoding SCO4848 family membrane protein translates to MKLSRPVSWFLLVFGAWSWVIWVTFVKNLWKDGSGLAFDDAGDPTAYFWVHLLLAVTSFLLGTAVGVIGFRGVRAWRREGR, encoded by the coding sequence ATGAAGCTCAGCCGCCCCGTCTCCTGGTTCCTGCTCGTCTTCGGAGCGTGGAGCTGGGTCATCTGGGTCACCTTTGTCAAAAATCTGTGGAAGGACGGCAGCGGGCTCGCGTTCGACGACGCGGGCGACCCGACCGCCTACTTCTGGGTCCATCTGCTGCTCGCCGTCACCTCGTTTCTCCTGGGGACGGCTGTAGGGGTCATCGGGTTCCGTGGTGTCAGGGCCTGGCGCCGCGAAGGCAGATGA
- a CDS encoding metallophosphoesterase, which yields MIVVFVLVAAAVLALLAGVHRYVWRRLIGDTTRKGSLARRAGTVAAFALPSLSVGALVSSRAGVPFPVQQVLAWPGYLWLAALLYLTLALLVGEAARPLLRRVLARRAGAAGSAAPHTSEAPDPAAERVTRSAAPDTGSGTGSTRTDVAPRPEATAPAVADPSRRLFVARAVGGAAAVAGLGTVGYGTYSVLRGPRTKRITIPLAGLPRSAHGFRITMVSDIHLGPVLGRAHTRRVVDAINATSPDLVAVVGDLVDGSVADLGSAAEPLAQIEARHGSYFVTGNHEYFSGAAEWVDHVRELGLHPLENARVEVAGFDLAGVNDVAGESEGQGPDFARALGDRDRGRASVLLAHQPVVIDDAVEYGVGLQLSGHTHGGQLWPGNLVAELANPTVAGYERYGDTQLYVSRGAGAWGPPVRVGAPSDITVVQLASPQA from the coding sequence GTGATCGTGGTCTTCGTACTCGTGGCGGCCGCGGTTCTCGCGCTGCTCGCGGGAGTGCACCGGTATGTGTGGCGCCGCCTGATCGGTGACACGACGCGGAAGGGAAGCCTCGCCCGCAGGGCGGGCACGGTCGCCGCCTTCGCGCTGCCGTCGCTGAGCGTCGGGGCCCTCGTCTCCAGCCGGGCGGGTGTGCCCTTCCCCGTGCAGCAGGTGCTCGCCTGGCCGGGCTACCTGTGGCTGGCAGCCCTGCTCTACCTGACACTGGCCCTGCTGGTGGGTGAGGCCGCCCGCCCCCTGCTGCGCCGCGTCCTCGCCCGCAGGGCCGGAGCGGCCGGGAGCGCGGCTCCGCACACGAGCGAGGCGCCGGACCCGGCCGCCGAGCGGGTGACCCGGTCCGCGGCACCCGACACCGGCTCCGGCACGGGCAGCACCCGTACGGATGTCGCGCCGCGCCCCGAGGCCACCGCCCCGGCCGTCGCCGACCCCTCCCGGCGGCTGTTCGTCGCCCGCGCGGTCGGCGGAGCCGCCGCCGTCGCCGGGCTCGGCACCGTCGGGTACGGCACCTACAGCGTGCTCCGCGGCCCCCGCACCAAGCGGATCACCATCCCGCTCGCCGGACTGCCGCGCTCCGCCCACGGCTTCCGGATCACCATGGTCAGCGACATCCACCTGGGGCCCGTCCTCGGCCGCGCGCACACCCGGCGCGTCGTCGACGCGATCAACGCGACCAGCCCCGACCTGGTCGCCGTGGTGGGAGACCTCGTCGACGGATCGGTCGCCGACCTCGGCTCCGCGGCCGAGCCGCTCGCGCAGATCGAGGCCCGTCACGGCAGTTACTTCGTCACCGGCAACCACGAGTACTTCTCCGGTGCCGCCGAGTGGGTCGACCACGTACGCGAACTGGGCCTGCACCCGCTGGAGAACGCCCGCGTCGAGGTCGCCGGCTTCGACCTCGCCGGAGTCAACGACGTCGCGGGCGAGAGCGAGGGCCAGGGCCCCGACTTCGCCCGCGCACTCGGCGACCGGGACCGTGGCCGCGCTTCGGTCCTCCTCGCGCACCAGCCCGTCGTCATCGACGACGCCGTCGAGTACGGCGTGGGTCTCCAGCTCTCCGGCCACACCCACGGGGGCCAGCTCTGGCCCGGGAATCTGGTGGCCGAGCTCGCCAACCCGACCGTCGCCGGCTACGAACGCTACGGCGACACCCAGTTGTACGTCTCGCGCGGTGCGGGCGCGTGGGGTCCGCCCGTACGCGTCGGCGCCCCCTCCGACATCACCGTGGTGCAACTCGCTTCCCCGCAGGCCTGA